A region from the Helcococcus ovis genome encodes:
- the floA gene encoding flotillin-like protein FloA (flotillin-like protein involved in membrane lipid rafts) — protein MINFLLLGLNQTSNANFFGLIILVAVLIFVLSIFLTFIPVGLWITAFFSGVKVGLGTLIGMRMRRVAPSRIINPLIKATKGGINIKINELEAHYLSGGDVNKVVDALIAAQRADIDLEFEQAAAIDLAGRDVFQAVQISVNPKVIETPVIAAVAMDGIEIKAVAKVTVRANLDRLVGGAGEETIISRVGEGIVTTVGSSKSHKDVLENPDSISKNVLSKGLDSGTAFEILSIDIADVDVGRNIGAALQADQAEADKKIAQAKAEERRAMAVAQEQEMQAEVRRMKAKVVEAESQVPLALAEALRSGKLGVMDYFKLENVKADTNMRNNIAGEDMGNSDGE, from the coding sequence ATGATAAATTTTTTATTGTTAGGATTAAATCAAACAAGTAATGCCAACTTTTTTGGATTAATAATATTAGTAGCTGTATTAATATTTGTATTATCAATATTTTTAACATTCATTCCAGTTGGATTATGGATAACTGCATTCTTTTCAGGGGTAAAAGTTGGTCTAGGAACTTTAATAGGTATGAGAATGAGAAGGGTAGCACCTTCAAGAATTATTAACCCATTAATAAAAGCTACAAAAGGTGGTATTAATATTAAAATTAATGAACTTGAAGCTCATTATTTATCAGGTGGAGATGTAAATAAAGTAGTTGATGCTCTTATCGCAGCACAAAGAGCTGATATTGATTTGGAATTTGAACAAGCTGCAGCAATTGATTTGGCAGGTAGAGATGTTTTTCAAGCTGTTCAAATTTCTGTAAATCCGAAAGTTATTGAAACACCTGTTATTGCGGCTGTGGCAATGGATGGTATTGAAATTAAAGCTGTTGCTAAAGTTACAGTAAGAGCAAATTTAGATAGATTAGTTGGTGGGGCAGGAGAAGAAACCATTATTTCAAGAGTTGGTGAAGGTATTGTTACAACAGTAGGTTCTTCAAAGTCACATAAGGATGTATTAGAAAATCCGGATTCAATTTCTAAAAATGTATTATCCAAAGGTTTGGATTCAGGTACAGCATTTGAAATCTTGTCAATTGATATAGCTGACGTTGATGTAGGTAGAAATATCGGGGCAGCGTTACAAGCGGATCAAGCTGAAGCAGATAAAAAAATAGCTCAAGCTAAAGCTGAAGAAAGAAGGGCTATGGCTGTTGCTCAAGAGCAAGAAATGCAAGCAGAAGTAAGACGTATGAAAGCTAAAGTAGTTGAAGCTGAATCACAAGTTCCATTGGCATTAGCTGAAGCATTGAGAAGTGGGAAATTAGGAGTTATGGATTATTTCAAATTAGAAAATGTTAAAGCTGATACAAATATGAGAAATAATATTGCCGGTGAAGACATGGGCAATTCTGATGGAGAATAA
- a CDS encoding NfeD family protein: MLTGIITTEVVFVIILTLGLTALIMELFIPSFGIIGITGIYLIFESFLAIKNIDNIFLCLIISILLSLFISLIIIKIFFKNFDKNRLVLRDNMSKTKSKSVDTISLDLINKEGIVEKTLRPSGLVKIEGKLYNAVSFGDFISKSAIVKVERIEKNQIYVKEIK, encoded by the coding sequence ATGTTAACAGGAATCATAACAACAGAAGTTGTGTTTGTTATCATACTTACTCTTGGATTAACGGCGTTGATAATGGAACTTTTTATTCCAAGTTTTGGGATAATTGGTATTACAGGAATTTATTTAATTTTTGAATCCTTTCTTGCGATTAAAAATATAGATAATATATTTCTATGTCTTATAATTTCTATTTTATTATCATTGTTTATTTCTTTAATTATTATTAAAATATTTTTTAAGAATTTTGATAAAAATAGATTAGTTTTAAGAGATAACATGTCAAAAACCAAGTCAAAATCAGTTGACACTATTAGTTTGGATTTGATTAATAAGGAAGGAATAGTTGAGAAAACTTTAAGACCATCAGGGTTGGTTAAGATAGAAGGAAAGCTTTACAATGCGGTTTCTTTTGGAGATTTTATTTCAAAATCTGCAATAGTTAAAGTTGAAAGAATTGAAAAAAATCAAATATATGTAAAGGAAATTAAATAG
- a CDS encoding HAD family hydrolase yields MIKNIIFDLDETLIETRKFLDNFVKSIHQNFFSNIEFELFKKVFYEEIKKEYEKLKDHEFFDLGLGYFDIYFENGLDRFLGIKKSSQIRERIVSNILSKLNIDNSNNLSTKIIRYMMSKWQNHLEKIDGVDELLNKLQNYNLYLLTDGFTDTQLSRAYFLNLDKYFKRSYASEDLEKGKKFSIPFMLLMKENNLIPEETLMIGDNYQSDYLGAKKCGITPIYFDRYNRDDIALLKASNYDELLNIINSL; encoded by the coding sequence ATGATTAAAAACATAATTTTTGATTTAGATGAAACCTTAATTGAAACACGTAAATTTTTAGATAATTTTGTAAAATCAATACATCAAAACTTTTTTTCAAATATTGAATTTGAATTATTCAAGAAAGTTTTTTACGAAGAAATAAAAAAAGAATATGAAAAATTAAAGGATCATGAATTTTTTGATTTAGGGCTTGGATATTTTGATATATATTTTGAAAATGGATTAGATAGATTTTTAGGAATTAAAAAATCCAGTCAAATTAGAGAAAGAATAGTTTCAAATATTTTATCAAAATTAAATATAGATAATTCTAATAATTTAAGCACAAAAATTATTAGATATATGATGTCAAAATGGCAAAATCATCTAGAAAAAATTGATGGCGTTGATGAACTTTTAAATAAATTACAAAATTATAATCTATATCTTCTTACTGACGGATTTACAGACACTCAATTATCAAGAGCGTATTTCCTGAATCTTGATAAATATTTTAAAAGGTCATATGCTTCAGAAGATCTTGAAAAAGGCAAAAAATTTTCAATTCCTTTTATGTTACTAATGAAGGAAAATAATTTAATCCCGGAAGAAACACTAATGATTGGAGATAATTATCAATCCGACTATCTAGGAGCAAAAAAATGTGGAATCACACCAATTTATTTTGATAGATACAATAGAGATGATATTGCTTTACTTAAGGCTTCTAATTATGATGAATTACTTAATATAATAAATAGCTTGTAA